A single Anatilimnocola floriformis DNA region contains:
- a CDS encoding peptidylprolyl isomerase → MKLRQLLLTTTPVWLLTLQPAVAWQYQPGPRPDPYAQPPVQNTNSPFQFAPDPNAPMQPVGPPMFVPPQPQPQPQPQFGPPQQFAPPQFQPGQFAPPQFAPPGQPVGPPPQFQQPQFQPPMAGAPMGPPPGQPPANSASQTPLIPGFDPTAENVNPEIARTLFQPSQIVATVGNQYILYGDVEPTVNQMIEPALKANPGQRDQIEAMKPKLIQQITRQQVESKLMYLDFEREIEAKAGRDKMNEIRTEMSKKMRDNFEKQLTGMREKMAKSTPEEIQELAKRDPIVARLALLMKEHNLETLGDLDRVLRQGGSTLEKQQRSFLETYLGRDNIQQKLKVKTEVSHLEMINYYHEHAEDFAVKARARFEILSVKFANFPDKRAAEQQMVQMGNDVIFGTPFAAVAKRGSQDINAANGGVYDWTNEKSLASDQIDQAIFSQEVGKLSPIIEDPKGLHIVRVTERQPAGYIPFTDAQVKIKELINQQRRDAAIKVILEGIRTKTVVWTIYDADATNVAAQPAANPKR, encoded by the coding sequence GTGAAACTGCGGCAGCTACTGCTGACGACAACTCCTGTCTGGTTGCTCACCTTGCAACCGGCGGTGGCCTGGCAGTATCAGCCGGGGCCGCGGCCCGATCCTTACGCTCAGCCGCCTGTGCAGAACACGAACTCGCCCTTTCAGTTCGCGCCCGATCCCAACGCGCCGATGCAGCCGGTCGGCCCGCCGATGTTTGTGCCTCCTCAGCCACAACCGCAACCGCAACCACAATTCGGGCCACCTCAGCAGTTCGCGCCGCCCCAGTTTCAGCCCGGTCAGTTTGCTCCACCGCAATTCGCACCACCTGGTCAGCCTGTTGGTCCGCCACCGCAGTTTCAGCAGCCGCAGTTTCAACCGCCGATGGCTGGCGCGCCGATGGGACCGCCTCCTGGCCAACCGCCAGCGAATAGTGCTTCGCAAACGCCGCTGATTCCCGGCTTCGATCCCACGGCTGAAAACGTCAATCCCGAGATCGCGCGCACGCTGTTCCAACCGAGTCAGATCGTGGCCACGGTTGGTAATCAATACATTCTGTATGGCGACGTCGAGCCGACGGTCAATCAGATGATCGAACCGGCGCTCAAGGCGAATCCTGGTCAGCGCGATCAGATCGAAGCGATGAAGCCGAAGTTGATCCAGCAGATCACGCGGCAACAAGTCGAATCGAAGCTGATGTATCTCGATTTTGAACGCGAAATCGAAGCTAAAGCCGGTCGCGATAAGATGAACGAGATTCGCACCGAAATGTCGAAGAAGATGCGCGACAATTTCGAGAAGCAGCTGACCGGCATGCGCGAAAAGATGGCCAAGTCGACGCCGGAAGAAATTCAAGAACTCGCCAAGCGCGATCCGATCGTCGCGCGACTCGCACTACTGATGAAGGAACATAATCTCGAGACGCTGGGCGATCTCGACCGAGTGCTGAGGCAGGGCGGCTCGACGCTGGAGAAACAACAGCGGTCCTTTTTAGAAACCTATCTCGGTCGCGACAACATTCAGCAGAAATTGAAGGTGAAGACCGAAGTCTCGCATCTCGAGATGATTAACTACTACCACGAACATGCGGAAGACTTTGCGGTGAAAGCCCGCGCCCGCTTTGAGATTCTGTCGGTCAAGTTCGCCAATTTTCCTGACAAGCGCGCCGCCGAACAGCAAATGGTGCAGATGGGCAACGACGTGATCTTCGGCACACCCTTCGCTGCTGTTGCCAAGCGTGGTTCGCAGGACATCAATGCCGCGAACGGCGGTGTTTATGATTGGACGAACGAAAAGAGCCTGGCCTCGGATCAAATCGACCAGGCCATCTTCAGCCAAGAGGTCGGCAAGTTGAGCCCGATCATCGAAGACCCTAAAGGCTTGCACATTGTGCGCGTGACCGAACGGCAACCAGCCGGCTACATTCCATTCACCGATGCTCAGGTGAAGATCAAGGAATTGATCAACCAGCAACGCCGCGATGCGGCCATCAAAGTCATCCTCGAAGGGATCCGGACAAAAACCGTCGTCTGGACCATCTACGACGCCGATGCGACGAACGTTGCGGCGCAACCGGCGGCGAATCCCAAACGCTAA
- a CDS encoding M81 family metallopeptidase, with translation MRIALGQLWQESNTFNPLRTTRANFEAFGVLRGDAILREMAETNELGGMIQSLRAWPSPPELVGLVRLPAWPAGTLTAETFDWIKQEIVESVQAAGKIDAVLLALHGSLVSEEHADVEGEILQAVREVIGKSTPLVATLDLHAHVTPAMIAAADAQVLFHTIPHVDVQSTGRRGAELLRRMLLDGARPTVAWQPVPVVLPAEVANSEEPGNIAALRKARLQFWEQQPGVLSAGVATVQPWLDVPQLGSAVVVVTDNDQKLASEICQELAADLWQAREQYLPQLTELPAAVQVALHGEGLTVLSDSADATTSGSIGNGTAFLAEVLKHDWPRPALLAMFAPHIVEQAVAAGVGVSREFTFGTQPQTDFVQPLTATMQVDKIFPTAFTLSGHLGSNLKIDLGTSVLLRHGNVCLVVTTRSGPHFAPELFRAAGLEPFAAQLLVAKSPCGFRAAYREAAARILNVRSPGAAPADFWNLPFQQITHPVWPWDDFTWVPKPLLK, from the coding sequence ATGCGAATCGCGCTCGGTCAACTTTGGCAGGAATCGAATACCTTCAACCCGCTCCGCACCACGCGGGCGAACTTCGAAGCCTTCGGTGTGCTGCGCGGCGATGCCATACTGCGAGAAATGGCCGAGACCAATGAACTCGGCGGCATGATTCAGTCGCTTCGCGCTTGGCCGTCGCCCCCCGAACTCGTTGGCCTCGTGCGCCTTCCCGCTTGGCCAGCAGGGACGCTCACTGCCGAGACTTTCGATTGGATCAAGCAGGAAATTGTCGAGAGTGTGCAGGCTGCTGGCAAGATCGATGCGGTCCTCCTCGCGCTGCACGGCTCACTCGTCAGCGAGGAGCATGCCGATGTCGAAGGAGAAATCCTGCAAGCCGTGCGCGAAGTCATCGGCAAGTCGACGCCGCTCGTCGCGACGCTCGATTTGCATGCTCACGTCACGCCCGCAATGATCGCAGCCGCCGATGCCCAGGTGCTGTTTCACACGATTCCGCATGTCGATGTGCAAAGCACCGGCCGGCGCGGCGCCGAGTTGCTCCGACGAATGCTGCTCGATGGCGCGCGACCGACAGTCGCCTGGCAACCGGTGCCGGTCGTTCTGCCAGCCGAAGTGGCGAACTCCGAAGAGCCAGGCAATATCGCAGCCCTTCGCAAAGCGCGCTTGCAATTTTGGGAACAGCAGCCCGGAGTCCTTTCGGCCGGCGTTGCCACGGTGCAGCCTTGGCTCGATGTGCCGCAGCTAGGTTCGGCTGTGGTCGTGGTTACCGACAATGACCAGAAACTGGCGAGCGAGATTTGTCAGGAACTCGCCGCCGATCTTTGGCAGGCTCGCGAGCAATACCTGCCGCAACTCACCGAACTCCCTGCCGCTGTTCAGGTCGCGCTGCATGGTGAAGGCTTGACCGTATTGAGCGACAGCGCCGATGCCACCACCTCGGGTTCGATCGGCAACGGCACGGCATTTCTCGCGGAAGTACTCAAGCACGATTGGCCGCGGCCCGCGCTGCTCGCCATGTTTGCGCCGCACATCGTCGAACAAGCCGTTGCCGCCGGAGTTGGCGTCTCACGTGAATTTACTTTCGGCACGCAGCCGCAAACGGACTTCGTACAGCCTCTCACCGCGACGATGCAGGTCGACAAGATTTTCCCGACGGCATTCACTCTCTCAGGCCATCTCGGCAGCAATTTGAAGATCGATCTGGGAACCAGCGTCCTTCTCCGCCACGGCAACGTGTGCCTCGTGGTGACCACACGCAGTGGCCCTCACTTTGCGCCCGAGTTGTTTCGCGCAGCAGGACTTGAGCCCTTCGCGGCCCAATTGCTGGTCGCCAAAAGTCCCTGCGGCTTTCGCGCTGCGTATCGCGAGGCTGCCGCCCGAATTCTGAACGTACGCTCTCCCGGCGCCGCGCCGGCCGATTTTTGGAATCTGCCGTTTCAGCAAATCACCCACCCCGTCTGGCCGTGGGATGATTTCACCTGGGTTCCCAAGCCGCTCCTGAAGTGA
- a CDS encoding aspartate aminotransferase family protein, with translation MLHHRSQQQFELARQSLAGGVASSTRVNKALGHPLYFERAAGCRLWDLDGREYLDLCCSHGATLLGHGDERIRRAIEKSLDNGAPCSYENADHAALAATLCEVVPCLEKVRYTCSGSEATMHCLRLARAFTGKTKILKLEGNFHGYHDQVMFSINTPADKLGAETSPTAFPASQGMPAALADQLVLVPYNNVELLAAALAKHAHELAAVICEPIYYNAGCIIPTAEFATALRELTTKHGVLLIFDEVLSAFRMGPGGAQEYLKITPDLCTLGKAVGGGYPLSAFGGRTDIMARLMPQGDCQHSGTYNGHPLVVAAALAAVRAYLEPGFYEHIRLVGEQLFSGLNQLFEKHHVPAHVRGLGARFGVYFAQPGIHDYRGALTHDRTKMLKFIAVAIAEGVYFHDYGGAACHHGFCAATTRADVAEILSRLERALVQMQNGE, from the coding sequence ATGCTTCACCACCGCAGCCAGCAGCAGTTCGAACTCGCCCGCCAATCGCTGGCCGGCGGCGTGGCGTCCTCCACACGCGTCAACAAAGCCCTCGGCCATCCGCTCTACTTCGAGCGGGCTGCCGGTTGCCGATTGTGGGATCTGGATGGCCGCGAGTACCTCGACCTCTGCTGCAGCCACGGCGCAACGTTGCTCGGCCATGGCGATGAGCGAATCCGCCGCGCGATCGAAAAGTCACTCGACAACGGCGCGCCCTGCTCCTACGAAAACGCAGATCACGCGGCGCTCGCAGCCACACTCTGCGAGGTCGTCCCTTGTTTAGAAAAGGTCCGTTACACCTGCTCAGGCAGCGAAGCGACGATGCATTGTTTGCGCCTCGCGCGGGCCTTCACCGGCAAAACGAAAATTCTCAAGCTCGAAGGAAATTTTCACGGCTATCACGATCAGGTGATGTTCAGCATCAACACGCCGGCCGACAAGCTCGGCGCCGAAACGTCGCCAACGGCCTTTCCTGCTTCACAGGGAATGCCAGCCGCGCTCGCCGATCAGCTGGTGCTGGTTCCCTACAACAACGTCGAACTGCTCGCAGCCGCACTCGCCAAGCACGCGCATGAACTGGCTGCCGTGATTTGCGAACCAATCTATTACAACGCCGGCTGCATTATTCCAACTGCTGAGTTTGCCACCGCGCTGCGCGAACTGACCACGAAGCACGGCGTGCTCTTGATCTTCGATGAAGTTCTCTCTGCGTTTCGCATGGGACCTGGCGGCGCGCAGGAGTATCTAAAGATCACGCCCGATCTCTGCACGCTCGGCAAAGCAGTGGGTGGCGGCTATCCCCTCAGCGCCTTCGGTGGCCGCACCGACATCATGGCCCGGCTCATGCCGCAGGGCGATTGCCAGCACAGTGGCACGTACAACGGCCATCCATTGGTCGTTGCCGCCGCGCTCGCCGCAGTGCGAGCCTATCTAGAGCCTGGTTTTTATGAGCACATTCGCCTTGTCGGCGAGCAATTGTTCTCGGGGCTGAATCAATTGTTCGAAAAGCACCACGTGCCAGCGCATGTTCGCGGCCTGGGAGCTCGCTTCGGCGTTTATTTCGCGCAGCCAGGCATTCATGACTATCGCGGCGCACTAACGCATGATCGCACTAAGATGTTGAAGTTCATTGCTGTCGCAATCGCCGAAGGAGTTTACTTTCACGACTACGGCGGCGCGGCCTGCCATCACGGCTTTTGTGCGGCAACGACGCGGGCTGATGTTGCTGAGATCCTCAGCCGACTCGAGCGAGCACTCGTACAAATGCAGAATGGTGAATAA
- a CDS encoding GEVED domain-containing protein — protein MVSHRQAKQQQRRRTRQLRCELLERRHLLTGGLPIDPATAWQALAAIPPSPTGAPSYLSVDKFTPWQLDTALVRAQLATAPLEFTAASDQRLTFAVPGPTGELAHFALVESPIMEPALAALFPEIKTYAGQGIDDPAATIRLDLTPQGFHAQVLSPSGTFYVDPYYHLEDRVYVSYFRSDVDAAARQNEHEFVLGTEDRVTIASAVVYGPTPLSEVTERSAAIEESAEAALLASRQFEAAQRTGSAGSVASAGEDVPAAQRSGTQLRTYRAAVAATAEYTAFHGGTVALGQAAVVTAMNRVTGVYESELSIRLTLVAGNDLLIYTDAANDPYTNDNPNSLLTQNQANIDSRIGTANYDIGHVFSTGGGGLAASGVGVASRKAQGETGSPSPIGDSFYIDYVVHEIGHQFDANHSWSGTTGACSTDNFAYETGAEPGSGTTIMSYAGICGVDNIAAHADANFHAINFDEIINYVDNVIPSVGTRTATGNTVPTANAGSDYVIPASTPFVLTASGSDANSGDVLSYSWEEMDAGAQKLLASTDNGTSALFRSRPPTASPVRYFPPLSNVLAGTNATGETLPTGGRTLNFRVTVRDNRSGGGGVNTDDARVKVVNTGAAFRVTSPNTAVHWAAKSTQLVTWNVAGTNGNGINALQVNILLSTDGGLTFPTVLASATANDGAQLVNLPALSTSSTARIRIEPVGNIFYDVSDINFFIDAAAAEQTDFGDAPNSYGTLLGSNGARHAIGGPRLGNLIDGEANGVPASTASGDGSDDDGVAISALIAGQETAIRVYSSTAGAKLDYFFDFDGNGVFGNQANEVFAATLTAGSQVIAVAVPPTATAGNTFARFRISTAGALGPTGTAADGEVEDYAVTIFADAPALDFGDAPVSYATTSGSVGPSHFPVGPRLGSVVDAEADGIATSLSSGDGADEDGVKFTQLLVPGASTSISVTASQAGMLNYFFDFDGSGVFGDNPNESFQTAVTAGVNTLTVAVPPAAIIGNFAARFRISTAGNLLPYGFAVDGEVEDYQVRTITTAVVAAFQNFDSVTTPALPAGWVSASTVSGGAARNWTTISTGSDSAPNHAFVAGAAYVSTNSLTSAPFVLTTANQQLRLQHSYGFEYFYDGGVLEVSTNGTTFTDFVTAGGTFLSGGYTSTLGSGSTLASRNAWSGLSSGYFETVLQFPASLLGQTIYLRWIEGTDNRTADFGWRVDSIQAVRTALAFDYGDAPSPYPTLSAASGAAHAEETSLRLGANFDSEANGVANATAAGDDSGGIDDEDGVTFAGVIQQGGIGSVSVVASGAGLLQGWIDFNDDGDWSDAGEQIFSDQAVVAGTNNLTFAVGAGAVATSQTFARFRLSSQGGLTFTGQAPDGEVEDYQVAIFTPATFLVTGVTSTTTGVIVDFNRDLDRQVLNLYDANSSYGAADLTLVGAANGAVRGSIVIDANNRRLTFVASNGRLPPDNYTLTLRSAANSFRDYTFIMLDGDLNGSPGGDFVSTFTVNVPAANTVTIGLPDFARGPQQAVNLPANSSSGIPISLSNGDGVTSATFELRYNPALLTITSAAVAPGLPVGASVSVNTSTSGVAVFSFTSPTPLLAGTTRFVDVQASVPATATYKTKQLLDLTNVVLNGGAIPALDDDALQVVAYFGDVTANGDYTGTDASYIARNAVSIDTGFAAFPLLDPLIIGDLTGKSGISAQDTSLAMQLAVVIPVAEVPALPSPGISLAFGGPDPKLSIPATLTARAGDAIDIPVNLDSIVDLTGNGLRSAELVIYYDASLLDVQDVVLGKLVSGRSDWFVAARIDQAAGRVFISVAGQTPLDGRFAGELVQLQARVKAESPSGATPLNIAAWARTPTFRTQLNEGYLTLIPAPTDRPDDVGVDGVLTIVSPASTATALLVNGRLQVAGTNQSDRIYLSESGGLIRVRVNNRWLGDFAMPQSIVIRGGAGQDYIVAAIAVPTEFDSTGDEFAASDLVFASDLLRDALGL, from the coding sequence ATGGTATCTCATCGGCAGGCGAAACAACAGCAACGGCGGCGCACGCGGCAACTGCGATGCGAACTGCTGGAACGGCGGCACTTGCTGACCGGTGGCCTGCCCATTGATCCGGCCACTGCCTGGCAAGCGCTGGCCGCGATTCCCCCTTCGCCGACGGGCGCTCCGTCTTATCTGTCGGTCGACAAATTTACGCCCTGGCAACTCGATACTGCATTGGTTCGCGCACAATTGGCGACAGCGCCGCTGGAGTTCACGGCCGCGTCCGATCAACGATTAACTTTTGCGGTGCCAGGGCCGACGGGTGAACTCGCTCACTTCGCCTTGGTCGAATCGCCGATCATGGAACCGGCGCTTGCAGCGCTCTTTCCCGAAATCAAAACCTACGCTGGCCAGGGAATCGATGATCCGGCTGCGACCATTCGTCTTGATCTCACGCCACAGGGTTTTCACGCACAGGTGTTGTCGCCGAGCGGCACGTTCTATGTCGATCCTTACTACCATCTCGAGGATCGCGTCTATGTCAGCTACTTTCGCAGCGATGTCGATGCAGCCGCGCGCCAGAACGAGCATGAGTTTGTGCTGGGGACCGAAGACCGCGTGACGATAGCGTCGGCGGTCGTCTACGGGCCGACGCCGCTCAGTGAAGTTACGGAACGAAGCGCCGCCATCGAAGAATCGGCAGAAGCGGCGCTGCTGGCTTCACGACAATTTGAAGCTGCACAGCGCACAGGATCTGCCGGAAGTGTCGCCAGCGCCGGCGAAGACGTTCCTGCCGCGCAACGTTCCGGCACGCAATTGCGAACGTATCGCGCCGCTGTTGCTGCTACGGCGGAGTACACCGCATTTCACGGCGGCACGGTAGCACTCGGCCAAGCCGCGGTGGTGACGGCGATGAATCGCGTGACCGGCGTTTATGAAAGCGAACTCTCGATCCGATTAACGCTGGTCGCTGGCAACGACCTGCTGATTTACACCGATGCCGCGAACGATCCCTACACCAACGACAATCCCAACTCACTCCTGACGCAAAATCAAGCCAACATCGATTCGCGGATCGGCACGGCGAACTACGACATCGGTCACGTCTTCAGCACCGGCGGCGGTGGCTTGGCGGCGTCGGGTGTGGGCGTCGCGAGCCGGAAAGCGCAAGGCGAAACGGGCTCGCCATCGCCAATCGGCGATTCGTTCTACATCGACTACGTCGTCCATGAGATCGGCCATCAGTTCGATGCCAATCATAGTTGGTCGGGGACCACCGGCGCTTGTTCGACCGATAACTTCGCGTACGAAACCGGCGCGGAACCAGGCAGCGGCACCACGATCATGTCGTATGCGGGAATCTGCGGTGTCGACAATATTGCCGCGCACGCCGATGCCAACTTTCATGCGATCAATTTCGACGAGATCATCAACTACGTCGACAACGTCATTCCCAGCGTCGGCACGCGCACCGCGACGGGCAACACCGTGCCGACGGCGAATGCGGGAAGCGACTACGTCATTCCCGCCAGCACGCCGTTTGTACTCACTGCAAGCGGCAGCGATGCCAATTCCGGCGATGTGCTGAGCTACTCATGGGAAGAAATGGACGCCGGTGCGCAGAAACTGCTCGCGAGCACCGACAACGGCACGAGTGCGCTCTTCCGTTCGCGTCCGCCGACAGCGAGTCCCGTCCGTTACTTTCCGCCGCTGAGTAATGTGCTCGCGGGGACGAATGCAACTGGCGAAACGCTGCCGACGGGTGGGCGGACGCTCAATTTTCGTGTGACCGTGCGCGACAACCGCAGCGGCGGTGGCGGCGTGAATACTGACGATGCACGCGTGAAGGTCGTCAACACCGGCGCTGCGTTTCGAGTTACGTCGCCGAACACGGCTGTTCACTGGGCGGCGAAATCGACGCAACTAGTGACCTGGAACGTCGCGGGGACAAACGGGAATGGCATCAATGCCTTGCAGGTGAATATTCTGCTGTCGACGGACGGCGGCCTGACGTTTCCTACGGTGCTGGCGAGCGCGACGGCCAACGATGGGGCGCAGTTGGTGAATCTGCCGGCGCTGTCGACATCGTCGACTGCGCGAATTCGGATCGAACCGGTCGGCAATATTTTTTACGACGTCTCGGACATCAACTTCTTTATCGATGCGGCAGCCGCGGAGCAAACCGACTTTGGCGATGCGCCGAATTCGTATGGCACGTTGCTGGGAAGTAACGGGGCCCGGCATGCAATTGGAGGACCTCGGCTCGGCAATCTGATCGATGGAGAAGCCAATGGCGTGCCTGCGTCCACTGCGAGTGGCGACGGGAGCGATGACGATGGCGTGGCGATTTCGGCGCTGATCGCTGGGCAGGAAACGGCGATTCGCGTTTATTCTTCGACAGCGGGCGCGAAGCTGGACTACTTTTTCGACTTCGATGGCAACGGCGTCTTCGGCAATCAAGCGAATGAAGTGTTCGCGGCCACGCTGACGGCTGGTTCGCAGGTCATTGCCGTCGCGGTACCGCCTACTGCAACGGCGGGAAATACATTCGCCCGTTTCCGCATCAGCACGGCGGGGGCTTTGGGGCCAACGGGAACTGCCGCCGATGGCGAAGTCGAAGATTATGCAGTGACGATTTTTGCTGACGCGCCGGCGCTCGACTTCGGCGATGCACCGGTGAGCTATGCGACAACGAGCGGGAGTGTCGGCCCGAGTCATTTTCCCGTGGGGCCGCGACTTGGGTCCGTTGTCGATGCGGAAGCGGATGGAATCGCGACGTCGTTGAGCTCTGGTGATGGGGCGGATGAGGACGGCGTGAAGTTCACGCAATTGTTGGTTCCCGGCGCGAGTACGAGCATCAGCGTGACGGCATCGCAGGCGGGAATGCTCAACTACTTCTTTGACTTTGATGGCTCGGGAGTGTTCGGCGATAACCCGAACGAGAGTTTTCAAACGGCGGTAACGGCCGGCGTGAATACGTTGACCGTGGCCGTTCCGCCGGCTGCAATTATCGGTAACTTTGCAGCCAGGTTTCGCATCAGTACGGCGGGAAATCTGCTGCCGTATGGTTTTGCTGTTGATGGCGAAGTTGAGGACTATCAGGTTCGTACGATTACGACTGCAGTCGTCGCGGCGTTTCAGAATTTCGATAGCGTGACGACTCCGGCGTTGCCGGCGGGTTGGGTTAGTGCATCGACGGTGAGTGGCGGCGCTGCCAGGAACTGGACGACCATTAGCACCGGCAGCGATAGCGCGCCCAATCATGCATTTGTCGCCGGTGCTGCGTATGTTTCGACGAACTCGCTGACGTCGGCCCCCTTCGTGCTGACGACTGCCAATCAACAACTGCGTCTTCAACATTCCTACGGGTTTGAATATTTTTACGACGGCGGTGTGCTCGAGGTTTCGACGAACGGCACGACGTTCACCGATTTCGTCACGGCGGGTGGAACGTTTTTGTCGGGCGGTTACACTTCGACGCTCGGCAGCGGTTCGACGTTGGCAAGCCGCAACGCTTGGTCCGGTTTGTCGAGTGGTTATTTCGAAACGGTTCTGCAATTCCCCGCGTCGTTGCTGGGGCAGACGATCTATTTGCGGTGGATCGAAGGGACGGATAATCGAACGGCCGATTTCGGTTGGCGAGTCGACTCGATTCAAGCCGTACGTACGGCGCTGGCATTTGACTACGGCGATGCTCCGTCGCCCTATCCCACGTTGAGCGCGGCGAGTGGCGCTGCCCACGCGGAGGAGACTTCGCTGCGGCTGGGCGCGAATTTTGATAGTGAAGCCAACGGCGTGGCCAATGCGACTGCGGCTGGTGACGACAGCGGCGGCATCGATGATGAGGACGGAGTGACGTTTGCCGGGGTGATTCAGCAAGGTGGCATTGGCAGTGTGAGTGTCGTCGCCAGCGGCGCCGGGCTATTGCAAGGTTGGATCGACTTCAACGACGACGGCGATTGGAGCGATGCGGGTGAGCAGATCTTTTCGGACCAGGCCGTCGTCGCAGGGACGAACAACTTGACGTTTGCCGTCGGGGCCGGAGCGGTGGCAACGTCGCAAACCTTTGCTCGTTTCCGGCTCAGTTCGCAGGGTGGCTTGACCTTTACGGGGCAAGCGCCCGACGGCGAAGTGGAAGACTATCAGGTTGCCATCTTCACGCCGGCGACGTTTTTGGTGACTGGTGTCACGAGTACGACGACCGGAGTGATTGTTGATTTCAATCGAGACCTCGATCGACAAGTGCTCAATCTGTACGACGCGAATAGTTCGTATGGCGCGGCCGATCTCACGCTGGTGGGGGCAGCCAATGGTGCGGTGCGCGGCTCGATAGTGATCGATGCCAATAATCGGCGATTGACGTTTGTTGCGAGCAACGGCCGGTTGCCGCCAGATAATTACACGCTCACATTGCGGAGCGCGGCGAATAGTTTTCGCGACTATACGTTCATCATGCTCGATGGCGATTTGAACGGTTCGCCGGGTGGCGATTTTGTTTCGACCTTCACGGTAAATGTTCCCGCCGCCAATACTGTGACGATTGGTCTGCCCGATTTCGCCCGCGGACCACAGCAAGCGGTCAATTTGCCGGCCAACAGTTCGAGCGGGATTCCAATTTCGCTCAGCAATGGCGACGGCGTTACCTCGGCGACCTTCGAACTCCGTTACAACCCGGCGCTGCTCACCATCACCAGCGCCGCAGTGGCTCCAGGCCTGCCTGTGGGCGCCAGTGTGAGTGTAAACACCAGCACGTCGGGCGTTGCCGTTTTTAGTTTCACTTCACCCACTCCACTGCTGGCGGGAACGACGCGGTTTGTCGATGTGCAAGCTAGTGTGCCGGCGACTGCGACTTACAAGACAAAGCAGTTGCTGGATCTGACGAATGTCGTTCTCAACGGCGGGGCCATTCCCGCGCTCGACGATGATGCGCTGCAGGTCGTCGCCTACTTCGGCGATGTCACCGCCAACGGCGACTACACCGGCACCGATGCTTCATACATCGCCCGCAACGCGGTTTCGATCGATACCGGTTTCGCTGCGTTTCCGCTGCTCGATCCGCTCATCATCGGCGATCTGACAGGCAAGAGCGGGATCTCGGCGCAAGATACTTCGCTGGCCATGCAGCTTGCCGTGGTTATTCCTGTGGCCGAAGTTCCGGCCCTGCCGTCGCCCGGAATCTCGCTCGCGTTTGGGGGGCCCGATCCCAAGTTGAGCATTCCCGCGACACTCACTGCTCGCGCTGGTGACGCGATCGATATTCCAGTGAACCTCGACAGCATCGTCGATCTCACTGGCAATGGGCTCCGTTCGGCGGAACTGGTGATCTACTACGATGCCAGTTTGCTCGATGTGCAGGATGTCGTGCTCGGCAAGTTGGTCAGCGGAAGGAGTGATTGGTTTGTCGCGGCGCGGATCGATCAAGCTGCCGGCCGCGTGTTCATTTCGGTGGCCGGACAAACTCCGCTCGATGGCAGATTCGCCGGAGAGCTGGTGCAATTGCAAGCGCGCGTCAAAGCCGAGAGTCCGTCCGGGGCGACTCCACTCAACATCGCTGCCTGGGCACGCACGCCGACGTTTCGAACGCAACTCAACGAAGGCTATTTGACGTTGATCCCCGCGCCGACCGATCGACCAGACGACGTCGGCGTCGATGGCGTGCTCACAATCGTTTC